In one Colletotrichum destructivum chromosome 2, complete sequence genomic region, the following are encoded:
- a CDS encoding Putative lethal giant larvae (Lgl)-like domain, WD40/YVTN repeat-like-containing domain superfamily produces MAAFLRQKQTGLQNDLSASILPDLFAPDYQSAYGLNSQVSCLAYEPIQSLLAIATNESKFGPGKIFVFGQGRVHKVIEPPRRTSFRSLHFAANRLVSLDAKNELGIWDLDTAKRIAGLVCPGHVACLLTDPMLDWAFLGLATGEVLAYDLDRENITRSFRLPNFWKERDPTARVVGLVSIALHPRDIGQMLIAYTTGVVIYSFKQNKPIKFFEYVLQPGAPGGGGEPPDTVRKPRVTHALWHPTGTFIMTAHDDGSMVFWDPKDGRIIMARTITEMKVDQPSPKAGHVGYTEPYVRIAWCCKENPDDTGLLIAGGLSPDAPQRGLTFIELGQTPIYATSSWQVLQDHLQGKRQITLPTPPGAQVADFLLIPRSSPYFAGAQDPIAVMTLLSSGELLTMSFPSGYPISPTNQLHPSISFVHPYVNKFAVQTLDRGRWLGMVETRNQGEPLLKGGAEAAKPKRRYEGRTIFQVAHGDSTVRLWDAGHADEMENPTMLQVDVARALDRYEDIDITAMNLAPNTGEFAVGTRTGEVVLYRWAGNRFFGKDHHQDLPPNPGSLTDISSRAEPGLKEGLQPWHLYEMMQGPISAICVSDVGFVGIGSEGGFFSVIDLRGPSVIFQISMTEFAKHEKRSSFLKGSHGNNHGKEWPVAIEFSVMTLEGDNYSSICCFVGTNLGRVATFKLLPAGNSYTVKLAGFQQFDGKVVALCPIQADSGKPAHATGPVVAGLRNGQQVHGVLVAVTQTEIRIFKPASAKGASKTFDDMLCDAACVTEFELHGVAIVGVFGDRTTRAYSIPGLKEIGKAPLPMLDSSRSISSVVTQTGDIFGWTGPSEVAVLSVWGTGKDLPVSADILINPELVTPPRPTISNMQWLSGTQHVSPTDLDLLIDPNRPPSKRMVAAAAAEARAARTGGQAGPSNTGAAGSNEGWGDYLTRQLNERTERLNIMSDSMDNLQNQSQGWADDVGKFMNKQKRNVVLGGLKSKFF; encoded by the exons ATGGCCGCCTTCCTTCGACAAAAGCAGACAGGCCTGCAGAACGACCTGTCTGCGTCAATCCTGCCCGACCTCTTCGCTCCCGATTATCAGTCCGCATATGGTCTCAACTCGCAGGTTAG CTGCTTAGCCTATGAACCGATACAGTCGCTCCTCGCAATTGCCACCAACGAATCCAAGTTCGGCCCTGGCAAAatcttcgtcttcggccaAGGCAGAGTCCACAAGGTTATCGAGCCGCCAAGGCGCACATCCTTTCGCTCGCTCCACTTCGCCGCCAACCGGCTCGTCTCTCTTGACGCCAAGAACGAACTGGGAATATGGGATCTCGACACCGCGAAGCGCATCGCTGGCCTCGTCTGTCCCGGTCATGTTGCCTGCCTCCTCACGGATCCTATGCTCGATTGGgccttcctcggcctggctACCGGAGAAGTCTTGGCTTATGATTTGGACAGGGAGAACATCACGAGGTCGTTCCGACTACCAAACTTCTGGAAGGAGAGAGACCCCACCGCACGCGTCGTTGGGCTGGTGAGCATCGCGCTGCATCCGAGAGACATTGGCCAGATGCTCATTGCGTACACGACGGGGGTTGTCATCTACTCGTTCAAGCAGAACAAGCCGATCAAGTTCTTCGAGTATGTGCTACAGCCCGGTGCCCccggtggaggaggagagccACCGGACACGGTGCGTAAGCCGAGGGTGACGCATGCCTTGTGGCACCCCACGGGCACTTTCATCATGACGGCACACGATGACGGCAGCATGGTATTCTGGGACCCGAAGGATGGCCGAATCATCATGGCCAGGACCATAACAGAGATGAAGGTTGACCAGCCATCGCCGAAAGCCGGCCATGTCGGCTACACGGAGCCATACGTACGCATCGCCTGGTGTTGCAAAGAAAATCCGGATGACACTGGGTTGCTCATCGCCGGTGGGCTCAGTCCGGATGCTCCCCAAAGGGGGCTTACCTTCATCGAACTTGGACAAACGCCTATTTATGCCACCTCCTCATGGCAAGTTCTTCAGGACCACTTACAGGGAAAACGCCAAATCACCTTGCCAACGCCTCCTGGTGCCCAAGTCGCCGATTTTCTACTTATCCCCCGTTCCTCGCCCTACTTCGCTGGCGCACAGGATCCCATTGCTGTAATGACGCTCCTCTCTTCTGGCGAGCTTCTGACCATGAGCTTTCCCTCGGGATACCCGATTAGCCCGACGAACCAACTGCACCCGTCCATCTCCTTCGTTCACCCATACGTGAACAAGTTTGCTGTGCAAACCCTAGACCGTGGACGCTGGCTGGGCATGGTGGAGACCAGGAACCAGGGCGAACCACTTCTGAAAGGCGGCGCTGAGGCGGCGAAGCCAAAACGCAGATACGAGGGTCGCACCATCTTCCAAGTAGCCCATGGCGACAGCACGGTGCGGCTCTGGGATGCCGGCCATGCCGATGAAATGGAGAACCCGACCATGTTGCAAGTCGACGTCGCACGTGCGCTTGACCGCTACGAAGATATCGACATCACTGCCATGAATCTGGCACCAAACACGGGCGAGTTCGCGGTGGGAACCCGTACCGGCGAGGTAGTCCTTTACAGATGGGCCGGCAACAGATTTTTCGGCAAAGACCACCACCAGGACCTCCCGCCTAACCCGGGGTCCCTGACTGATATTAGCTCGAGAGCAGAGCCCGGTCTCAAGGAAGGCTTGCAGCCATGGCATCTGTACGAGATGATGCAGGGCCCCATCTCAGCCATCTGCGTTTCGGATGTTGGGTTTGTAGGCATTGGATCGGAAGGTGGGTTTTTCAGTGTCATCGACCTTCGAGGCCCCTCGGTCATCTTCCAGATATCCATGACGGAGTTTGCCAAGCATGAGAAGAGATCATCCTTCCTAAAGGGATCGCATGGTAATAACCATGGGAAAGAGTGGCCGGTGGCTATCGAGTTTAGCGTCATGACGCTCGAAGGCGACAACTACTCTAGCATCTGCTGCTTCGTGGGCACTAACCTGGGACGAGTTGCTACCTTTAAACTGCTGCCCGCTGGAAACAGCTACACTGTCAAACTTGCTGGGTTCCAGCAATtcgacggcaaggtcgtGGCTCTATGTCCTATTCAGGCCGACTCTGGCAAGCCCGCGCACGCCACTGGCCCTGTTGTTGCAGGGCTTAGGAACGGACAGCAGGTTCACGGTGTCCTTGTTGCTG TGACACAAACCGAGATCCGAATCTTCAAGCCTGCAAGCGCAAAGGGCGCATCCAAAACTTTCGATGACATGCTGTGCGATGCAGCATGTGTCACGGAATTTGAGCTTCATGGGGTTGCCATCGTCGGCGTATTTGGCGACCGGACCACTCGCGCGTACTCTATTCCCGGCCTCAAGGAGATTGGCAAGGCCCCGCTTCCCATGCTCGACAGCAGCCGTAGCATCTCGTCCGTAGTGACGCAGACCGGTGACATTTTCGGCTGGACTGGGCCCAGCGAGGTCGCTGTCCTGTCTGTGTGGGGTACTGGAAAGGACCTCCCGGTCAGCGCGGATATTCTCATTAACCCCGAACTTGTCACGCCCCCGCGACCTACCATCTCGAATATGCAGTGGCTTTCCGGCACGCAGCATGTCTCTCCGAccgacctcgacctgctcATCGACCCCAACCGCCCGCCCAGCAAACGGATGGTCGCAGCCGCAGCGGCAGAAGCGAGGGCCGCACGCACTGGTGGACAAGCCGGCCCGAGcaacaccggcgccgccgggagCAACGAAGGTTGGGGCGACTACCTGACTAGGCAACTCAACGAGCGCACCGAGAGGCTCAACATCATGAGCGACAGCATGGATAATTTACAGAACCAGAGCCAGGGATGGGCTGACGATGTGGGCAAGTTTATGAACAAGCAGAAGAGAAACGttgtccttggcggccttaAGAGCAAGTTCTTCTAG
- a CDS encoding Putative major facilitator, sugar transporter, major facilitator superfamily: MTGVIQSSEIAGMESNVQPNVTAAEARNNKTSGGNAAFHNFNNDFAHIADANERRRLALAEIDKAPFGWYHVRAIVVAGIGFFTDSYDIFTIGLVTSMLGIVYFGGTLPAEHDTAIKVATSAGTVVGQLGFGILADIVGRKKMYGVELIIIIVATLAQALSSASPSVSIVGLIVFWRIIMGIGIGGDYPLSAIITSEFATTKWRGFMMNAVFANQGFGQLAGGIMLLIVTAGFQGSLETAAKPAACSTTEPCLMAVDKMWRTMIGFGAVPGCIALYFRLTIPETPRYTFDVDNDVHKAEGDVDHYKQGKWGESQVDEATRVVARQEAKSQLEVPKASWGDFFRHYSVWKNAKVLIGTAGSWFFLDVAFYGLGLNNAIILNAIGWSGGKDVYHIYYKTAVGNLILVCAGAVPGYWVSAALVDTIGRKPIQLFGFFTLTLLFCVIGFDYWNLSGTALMVLYTLAQFFFNAGPNSTTFIVPGECFPTRYRSTSHGISAASGKIGAIIAQVVFGPLRTIGADSARAKTDPRWSTPWLNHIMQIFALFMLCGFFTTLLIPETARKTLEELSGEDDLATSAIPVHGHNEEKRVEEGAAAGSV, encoded by the exons ATGACCGGTGTCATTCAGTCGTCCGAAATCGCGGGCATGGAGTCCAACGTCCAGCCCAACGTCACCGCTGCAGAGGCCAGGAACAACAAGACCTCGGGCGGAAACGCCGCTTTCcacaacttcaacaacgaCTTCGCACATATCGCTGACGCCAACGAACGCCGTCGTCTGGCACTGGCCGAGATTGACAAGGCGCCTTTCGGCTGGTACCACGTCCgtgccatcgtcgtcgccggcattGGTTTCTTCACCGACTCG TATGACATCTTCACCATTGGCCTCGTCACCTCCATGTTGGGTATAGTGTACTTTGGAGGCACCCTACCTGCGGAACACGATACCGCAATCAAGGTTGCAACATCCGCCGGCACCGTTGTCGGCCAACTTGGTTTTGGTATTCTCGCCGACATTGTCGGCCGCAAGAAGATG TACGGTGTCGAACTGATCATCATCATTGTCGCCACCCTCGCCCAGGCTCTCTCGTCTGCCTCCCCTTCTgtctccatcgtcggcctcatcGTTTTCTGGCGTATCATCATG GGCATCGGAATCGGCGGCGACTATCCTCTTTCTGCCATCATCACCTCCGAGTTCGCCACGACCAAGTGGAGAGGCTTCATGATGAATGCCGTGTTTGCCAACCAAGGTTTTGGCCAGCTTGCTGGTGGCATCATGCTCCTCATCGTCACGGCCGGTTTCCAGGGATCCCTCGAGACTGCCGCTAAGCCTGCTGCGTGCTCTACCACTGAGCCTTGCCTGATGGCCGTCGACAAGATGTGGAGAACAATGATTGGTTTCGGTGCCGTCCCTGGATGCATTGCGCTCTACTTCCGCCTCACCATTCCCGAGACGCCTCGATACACCTTTGATGTCGACAATGACGTACacaaggccgagggcgacgtcgaccaTTACAAGCAGGGCAAGTGGGGAGAATCTCAGGTTGACGAGGCCAcccgcgtcgtcgcccgccaAGAGGCCAAGTCGCAGCTCGAAGTCCCCAAGGCGTCGTGGGGTGACTTCTTCCGCCACTACAGCGTCTGGAAGAACGCCAAGGTTCTTATCGGCACCGCCGGTTCGTGGTTCTTTCTGGATGTCGCCTTCTACGGCCTCGGGTTGAACaacgccatcatcctcaaTGCCATCGGGTGGTCTGGCGGCAAGGATGTGTACCACATCTACTACAAGACGGCTGTCGGCAACCTGATTCTTGTCTGTGCCGGTGCCGTCCCCGGATACTGGGTTTCCGCCGCTCTCGTCGACACAATCGGACGCAAGCCCATCCAGCTTTTCGGCTTTTTTaccctcaccctcctcttctgcgTCATCGGCTTCGACTACTGGAACCTGTCCGGAACTGCTCTGATGGTCCTGTACACTCTGGCGcagttcttcttcaacgccggTCCCAACTCGACGACATTCATTGTCCCTGGAGAGTGCTTTCCGACAAGGTATCGGTCCACCTCTCACGGTAtttccgccgcctcgggcaagATTGGTGCCATTATTGCGCAGGTTGTCTTTGGACCGCTCAGGACCATTGGAGCCGACAGTGCCCGTGCCAAGACGGACCCGAGATGGAGCACGCCGTGGCTCAACCACATCATGCAAATTTTTGCCCTTTTCATGCTTTGTGGTTTCTTCACAACCTTGTTGATTCCGGAGACGGCAAGGAAGACGTTGGAGGAGCTCTCCGGCGAGGATGATCT GGCCACCAGTGCTATCCCTGTCCACGGACATAACGAGGAGAAGCGAGTTGAGGAGGGGGCCGCCGCTGGATCCGTCTGA